The following are encoded together in the Enterobacteriaceae endosymbiont of Plateumaris braccata genome:
- the rplL gene encoding 50S ribosomal protein L7/L12 has translation MSITKEQIIEAVGTMSIMDIMDLISDMEKKFGVSASTVMTQAVNDKTIEEVEEKTEFNLYLKNIGKNKIAVIKAVRSCMGLGLKESKDLVESAPVLLKEAISKEEALTLEKTLKITGAEIEVK, from the coding sequence ATGTCTATAACTAAAGAACAAATAATAGAAGCTGTTGGTACTATGTCTATTATGGATATAATGGATTTAATAAGTGATATGGAAAAAAAATTTGGAGTATCAGCTTCCACTGTTATGACACAGGCAGTTAATGATAAAACAATAGAAGAAGTAGAAGAAAAAACTGAATTTAATTTATATTTAAAAAATATAGGAAAAAATAAAATAGCAGTAATAAAAGCAGTGAGAAGTTGTATGGGATTAGGATTGAAAGAATCAAAAGATTTAGTAGAATCTGCACCAGTTCTTCTAAAAGAAGCTATTAGTAAAGAAGAAGCTTTAACTTTAGAAAAAACATTGAAAATTACTGGTGCTGAAATAGAAGTAAAATAA
- the fkpA gene encoding FKBP-type peptidyl-prolyl cis-trans isomerase gives MKFFTKKISMFVMLVILAISLNSSEASISKNIRWWNNDSNKHFDYRQEKIVKEKEFNSINIKKQSLFRNKTEQNSYALGVTIGKYLNHSFQEQEKINILLNRKFIIQGIIDCINNKVKISNKELNKIITLFELEIQNATTSRIRKESIKNDIAGKKYIARFLKEKNVKRSKTGLLYQIQKLGYGKQILNKNSNVIVVVNYKGKLVDGTIFDNSYVRKMPLYINFQQIIPGWKEALQYIRKGGKIKIVIPPKLGYGYNLIPGIPANSTLIFEIELLDIKESFLKRNK, from the coding sequence ATGAAATTTTTTACTAAAAAAATATCAATGTTTGTTATGTTGGTTATTTTGGCTATAAGTTTAAATTCATCAGAAGCATCAATATCTAAAAATATTAGATGGTGGAATAATGATTCTAATAAGCATTTTGATTACAGACAAGAAAAAATTGTTAAAGAAAAAGAATTTAATTCAATAAATATTAAAAAACAAAGTTTGTTTCGAAATAAAACAGAACAAAATTCTTATGCATTAGGTGTTACAATAGGAAAATATTTAAATCATTCCTTTCAAGAACAAGAAAAAATTAATATTCTATTAAATAGAAAATTTATTATTCAAGGAATTATTGATTGTATAAATAATAAAGTTAAGATATCAAATAAAGAATTAAATAAAATTATTACGTTATTTGAATTAGAAATACAAAATGCTACAACTAGTAGAATTCGAAAAGAATCAATAAAAAATGATATTGCAGGAAAAAAATATATTGCAAGATTTTTAAAAGAAAAAAATGTTAAAAGAAGTAAAACAGGATTATTGTATCAAATACAAAAATTAGGATATGGAAAACAAATATTAAACAAAAATAGTAATGTTATTGTAGTAGTGAATTATAAAGGAAAATTAGTTGATGGCACTATATTTGACAATTCATATGTTAGAAAAATGCCATTATATATAAATTTTCAACAAATTATTCCGGGTTGGAAAGAAGCACTTCAATACATTAGAAAAGGTGGAAAAATTAAAATAGTTATACCTCCAAAGTTAGGATATGGATATAATTTAATTCCAGGAATTCCTGCAAATTCTACTTTAATATTTGAAATTGAATTATTAGATATTAAAGAATCTTTTCTTAAGAGAAATAAATAG
- the nusG gene encoding transcription termination/antitermination protein NusG, protein MTKSIQKRWYVIQARSGFENRVAQSLKEHIDIHNMKNFFGDILIPTEEVVEIRNGQRYKSERKFFPGYILINMIMKDISWHLVRGIPRVLGFVGGTSDNPSPISNKEVDIIKSRLQQIGDKPRPKILFETGEMIRVNDGPFSDFNGIVEEVDYEKSRLKVSVSIFGRATPVDLDFSQVEKG, encoded by the coding sequence ATGACTAAGTCTATACAAAAAAGATGGTATGTTATTCAAGCTCGATCTGGATTTGAAAATCGTGTTGCACAATCACTAAAAGAACATATTGATATTCATAATATGAAAAATTTTTTTGGAGATATTTTAATACCTACTGAAGAAGTAGTAGAAATTCGTAATGGACAACGTTATAAAAGTGAACGTAAATTTTTTCCTGGATATATATTAATTAATATGATTATGAAAGATATCAGTTGGCATTTAGTTCGTGGTATTCCTAGAGTATTAGGTTTTGTAGGAGGAACTTCTGACAATCCTTCTCCTATTAGCAATAAAGAAGTTGACATAATTAAAAGTCGCCTTCAACAGATTGGAGATAAACCAAGACCAAAAATATTATTTGAAACTGGAGAAATGATTCGTGTAAATGATGGTCCTTTTTCTGATTTTAATGGGATAGTTGAAGAAGTTGATTATGAAAAAAGTCGTTTGAAAGTATCAGTATCAATTTTTGGTAGAGCAACTCCTGTTGATTTAGATTTTAGTCAAGTAGAAAAAGGATAA
- the tusD gene encoding sulfurtransferase complex subunit TusD, which yields MTFSLLIMGSPYSTQNAYSAYFFTNAVIKEKHYVKDIFFYRNGVYNANKYINLDNYKINLVKCWKYLSNKYHINLYICISSALKRGIILDKNQISNNQLINNLIESEFQITSLSILAKSVLTCDRFIQF from the coding sequence ATGACTTTTTCATTATTAATAATGGGATCACCTTATAGTACGCAAAATGCATATTCAGCATATTTTTTTACAAATGCAGTTATTAAAGAAAAACATTATGTAAAAGATATTTTTTTTTATCGAAATGGTGTTTATAATGCTAATAAATATATTAATTTAGATAATTATAAGATAAATTTAGTTAAGTGTTGGAAATATTTAAGTAATAAATATCATATAAATTTATATATTTGTATTTCTTCTGCACTAAAAAGAGGAATAATTTTAGATAAAAATCAAATATCAAATAATCAATTAATTAATAATTTAATAGAAAGTGAATTTCAAATAACAAGTTTAAGTATTTTAGCTAAATCTGTATTAACTTGTGATCGATTTATACAATTTTAA
- the fusA gene encoding elongation factor G, with protein MSRITPITRYRNIGISAHIDAGKTTTTERILFYTGVNHKIGEVHDGAATMDWMEQEQERGITITSAATTAFWSGMANQYKSHRINIIDTPGHVDFTIEVERSMRVLDGVVMIYCAVGGVQPQSETVWRQANKYKVPRIAFINKMDRMGANFLKVVHQIKKNLSIETVPIQLPIGSEDNFIGVIDLIKMKAISWNDKDQGTTFNYNQIPTNMIKDSKLWRQKLIESAVESDEKLMDKYLDGINLTEKEIKFSLRKRVLKNEITLITCGSAFKNKGVQAMLDAVIEFLPSPTDIPPIQGIINNEKKTLSIRQSNDDEPFSALAFKISNDPFVGNLTFFRVYSGTVSSGDLIFNSIKMKKERIGRIVQMHANKREEIKKVHAGDIAAAIGLKDVTTGDTLCSIDKSIILEKMEFPEPVISIAIEPKTKIDQEKMGLALNRLTKEDPSLKTWTDKESNQTIIAGMGELHLEIIVDRMKREFNVAANIGKPQVSYRETIKKNVINIEGKHIKQTGGRGQYGHVVIDISPIKLNKKNNVGYLFTNDIKGGVIPSEYISSIDKSIQEQLKSGPMAGYPVVNVAIRLHYGSYHDVDSSELAFKLAAAIAFKNAFKQANPVLLEPIMKVEVETPEEYMGDVIGDLNRRRGIIEGIDNILTGKLIRACVPLSEMFGYATDLRSYTQGRSSYSMEFLKYTEAPNNISQIIIDSRCK; from the coding sequence ATGAGTCGTATAACTCCTATAACACGTTATCGTAATATTGGTATTAGCGCACATATTGATGCAGGTAAAACTACTACTACTGAAAGAATTCTTTTTTATACTGGAGTTAATCATAAAATAGGTGAAGTACATGATGGTGCTGCTACTATGGATTGGATGGAACAAGAACAAGAAAGAGGAATTACTATTACATCTGCAGCTACTACTGCATTTTGGTCAGGAATGGCTAATCAATATAAATCACATAGAATTAATATTATTGACACTCCAGGTCATGTTGATTTTACAATTGAAGTAGAACGATCTATGAGAGTTTTAGACGGTGTAGTAATGATTTATTGTGCAGTAGGTGGTGTCCAACCACAATCAGAAACAGTATGGAGACAAGCTAATAAGTATAAAGTTCCAAGAATAGCATTTATAAATAAAATGGACCGTATGGGTGCTAATTTTTTAAAAGTTGTTCATCAAATAAAAAAAAATTTATCTATAGAAACTGTACCAATACAATTACCTATTGGATCTGAAGATAATTTTATTGGAGTTATAGATTTAATTAAAATGAAAGCAATAAGTTGGAATGATAAAGATCAAGGTACTACTTTTAATTATAATCAAATACCTACAAATATGATAAAAGATTCCAAACTTTGGAGACAAAAATTAATTGAATCTGCTGTTGAATCAGATGAAAAATTAATGGATAAATATTTAGATGGTATAAATCTTACTGAAAAAGAAATAAAGTTTTCTTTAAGAAAAAGAGTATTAAAAAATGAAATTACTTTAATAACTTGCGGTTCTGCTTTTAAAAATAAAGGAGTTCAAGCTATGTTAGATGCAGTAATTGAATTTTTACCATCTCCAACAGATATTCCACCTATACAAGGAATTATAAATAATGAAAAAAAAACATTATCTATTCGACAATCAAATGATGATGAACCATTTTCAGCATTAGCTTTTAAAATATCAAATGATCCTTTTGTTGGTAATTTAACATTTTTCAGGGTATATTCTGGGACAGTAAGTAGTGGTGATTTAATTTTCAATTCTATTAAAATGAAAAAAGAACGAATTGGAAGAATTGTACAAATGCATGCTAATAAACGTGAAGAAATCAAAAAAGTTCATGCTGGAGATATTGCAGCAGCTATTGGTTTAAAAGATGTTACAACAGGAGATACATTATGTTCTATAGATAAAAGTATTATTCTTGAAAAAATGGAATTTCCAGAACCTGTAATATCTATTGCTATAGAACCTAAAACTAAAATTGATCAAGAAAAAATGGGATTAGCATTAAATAGATTAACAAAAGAAGATCCATCATTAAAAACTTGGACAGATAAAGAAAGTAATCAAACTATTATTGCAGGTATGGGTGAACTACATTTAGAAATTATAGTTGATAGAATGAAAAGAGAATTTAATGTAGCTGCTAACATTGGTAAGCCTCAAGTATCCTATCGTGAAACTATAAAAAAGAATGTTATAAATATAGAAGGTAAACATATAAAACAAACCGGTGGTAGAGGACAATATGGACATGTTGTTATAGACATATCTCCAATAAAATTAAATAAAAAAAATAACGTAGGATATTTATTTACTAACGATATAAAAGGTGGTGTAATACCTAGTGAATATATTTCATCTATAGATAAAAGTATTCAAGAACAATTAAAATCTGGTCCAATGGCTGGATACCCAGTAGTAAATGTTGCAATTAGATTACATTATGGATCATATCATGATGTAGATTCTTCAGAATTAGCATTTAAATTAGCAGCTGCAATTGCATTTAAAAATGCGTTTAAACAAGCTAATCCAGTATTATTAGAACCTATTATGAAAGTTGAAGTAGAAACCCCAGAAGAATATATGGGAGATGTAATAGGAGATTTAAATCGTAGAAGAGGTATTATAGAAGGTATAGATAATATTTTAACTGGTAAATTAATACGTGCATGTGTACCATTATCTGAAATGTTTGGTTATGCTACTGATTTACGTTCTTATACTCAAGGAAGATCATCTTATTCTATGGAATTTTTAAAATATACTGAAGCACCTAATAATATTTCACAAATTATTATTGATTCTAGGTGTAAATAA
- the secE gene encoding preprotein translocase subunit SecE encodes MINNVKYKRSKYILEYIKWIISIILFISIIIYDYLYQNLELPIRIIIICPILILIIFIILSTNKGKKILLFIRETRIETRKVVWPTYKETLQITLIIIIITLIMSLIIWGLDSILIYLISLLTNMRL; translated from the coding sequence ATGATTAATAATGTAAAATACAAAAGAAGTAAATATATTTTAGAATATATAAAATGGATTATTAGTATAATCTTATTTATTTCAATTATAATATATGATTATTTATATCAAAATCTTGAATTGCCTATTCGAATAATAATTATCTGTCCTATATTAATTTTAATAATTTTTATTATATTATCTACTAATAAAGGAAAAAAGATATTACTATTTATTCGAGAAACACGTATAGAAACACGTAAGGTAGTCTGGCCAACTTATAAAGAAACTTTACAAATAACTTTAATTATTATCATAATTACTTTAATTATGTCATTAATTATTTGGGGACTTGATAGTATTTTAATTTATTTAATATCATTATTAACTAATATGAGATTATAA
- the rplA gene encoding 50S ribosomal protein L1 produces the protein MVKQTKRMTNMYSKINQNKKISIDKAINKLKEFSTVKFIESIDIAVLLGIDPKKSEQNIRNSVILPYGTGKNIKIAVFAYGAKAIEAKEAGADLIGMEDLAEKIKNNKKKIDIVITIPEAMNLVSKLAPVLGPRGIMPNPKLGTITENIKDIIKKIKKGQINYRNDKNGIIHTSVGKINFDNYKIKENIEFFIKNLKKYKPTQVKGDFIKKIYISSTMGVSIDITTSLINIKV, from the coding sequence ATGGTTAAACAAACAAAACGTATGACTAATATGTATAGTAAAATTAATCAAAACAAAAAAATTTCTATTGATAAAGCTATTAATAAATTAAAAGAATTTAGTACAGTTAAGTTCATTGAAAGCATCGATATTGCAGTACTATTAGGTATAGATCCAAAAAAATCAGAACAGAATATTAGAAATAGTGTTATATTACCTTATGGAACAGGAAAAAATATAAAAATTGCTGTTTTTGCTTATGGAGCTAAAGCGATAGAGGCAAAAGAAGCTGGTGCAGATTTAATTGGAATGGAAGATTTAGCGGAAAAAATCAAAAACAATAAAAAAAAAATTGATATAGTGATAACTATTCCAGAAGCGATGAATTTAGTTAGTAAATTAGCTCCTGTATTAGGTCCTCGTGGAATAATGCCTAATCCTAAATTAGGAACTATTACTGAAAATATCAAAGATATTATAAAAAAAATTAAAAAAGGACAAATTAATTATCGTAATGATAAAAATGGTATTATTCATACTAGTGTAGGTAAAATTAATTTTGATAATTATAAAATAAAAGAAAATATAGAATTTTTTATAAAAAATCTAAAAAAATATAAACCAACACAAGTAAAAGGAGATTTTATAAAAAAAATATATATTTCATCAACTATGGGAGTTTCTATTGATATAACAACATCTTTAATAAATATTAAAGTATAA
- the rplJ gene encoding 50S ribosomal protein L10, whose protein sequence is MPLNITEKKMIVAKLSKINQKALSVVIADACGINVNSITELRKNSRENHVFIGVVRNKLLKLIIKNSIFECLKDQLNGPILVGYSLKHPGTAARLFKEFAKKNTNFKIKIASFNGKLIDAKNIDKLATLPTFKEALSFMLTTIKEAAIGKFIKTLIIIKNTKNNL, encoded by the coding sequence ATGCCATTAAATATTACAGAAAAAAAAATGATTGTTGCAAAATTAAGCAAAATAAATCAAAAAGCTTTATCTGTTGTTATTGCTGATGCTTGTGGTATAAATGTTAATAGTATTACTGAATTAAGAAAAAATAGTCGTGAAAATCATGTTTTTATAGGAGTAGTAAGAAATAAACTATTAAAATTAATTATAAAAAATAGTATTTTTGAATGCTTAAAAGATCAATTAAATGGACCAATATTAGTTGGATATTCACTAAAACATCCTGGTACAGCTGCACGTTTATTTAAAGAATTTGCTAAAAAAAATACTAATTTTAAAATTAAAATTGCTTCTTTTAATGGTAAATTGATTGATGCTAAAAATATTGATAAGTTAGCCACATTACCTACTTTCAAAGAAGCTTTATCTTTTATGTTAACTACAATTAAAGAAGCTGCTATAGGAAAATTTATCAAAACATTAATAATTATTAAAAATACAAAAAATAATTTATAA
- the rpsL gene encoding 30S ribosomal protein S12, with the protein MATVNQLVRRKRTHKITKSNVPALNSCPQKRGVCIKVYTTTPKKPNSALRKVCRVRLTNGFEVTSYIPGEGHNLQEHSVVLIRGGRVKDLPGVRYHTIRGALDCSGVKERKKGRSKYGVKKPK; encoded by the coding sequence ATGGCTACAGTAAATCAATTAGTTCGAAGAAAACGAACTCATAAAATTACTAAAAGTAATGTTCCTGCTTTAAATTCGTGTCCTCAAAAAAGAGGAGTATGTATTAAAGTTTATACAACTACACCTAAAAAACCAAATTCAGCATTAAGAAAAGTTTGTAGAGTTCGTTTAACTAATGGTTTTGAAGTTACTTCTTATATACCAGGAGAAGGACATAATTTACAAGAACATTCTGTAGTATTAATTCGTGGAGGTAGAGTGAAAGACTTACCAGGTGTTAGGTATCATACAATTAGAGGAGCATTGGATTGTTCTGGTGTAAAAGAAAGAAAAAAAGGAAGATCCAAATATGGTGTAAAAAAACCTAAATAA
- the tusB gene encoding sulfurtransferase complex subunit TusB, whose translation MLYTLFNSPSSCNFSLLLNYLSKNDDLILIQNGVLAGLHNSIFMKKIIKIKNKIPFNVFGIKNDIESRGLLKIISKKVIHIEYKDFVYLSIKNKQQIFW comes from the coding sequence ATGTTATATACCTTATTTAATTCACCATCATCTTGTAATTTTTCTTTACTTTTAAATTATTTAAGTAAAAATGATGATTTAATTTTAATTCAAAATGGTGTTTTGGCAGGATTACATAATAGTATTTTCATGAAAAAAATAATTAAAATTAAAAATAAAATTCCATTTAATGTTTTTGGTATAAAAAATGATATAGAATCAAGAGGATTATTAAAAATCATATCTAAAAAAGTAATACATATAGAATATAAAGATTTTGTATATTTATCAATAAAAAATAAACAACAAATATTTTGGTAA
- the rplK gene encoding 50S ribosomal protein L11 has protein sequence MAKKIKTYVKLQVSAGIANPSPPVGPALGQHGVNIMDFCKTFNAQTSNLEKGIPIPVIITIYSDRSFTFITKTPPAAILIKKILGIKSGSSKPKLEKIGKITHKQIRQIAKLKSVDMTGTNIEAMMHSIEGTALSMGLIIED, from the coding sequence ATGGCAAAGAAAATTAAAACTTATGTTAAATTACAAGTTTCAGCAGGTATTGCTAATCCCAGTCCCCCTGTTGGACCTGCATTAGGCCAACATGGTGTTAATATAATGGATTTTTGTAAAACTTTTAATGCTCAAACTAGTAATTTAGAAAAAGGAATACCTATACCTGTTATAATTACTATTTATTCAGATCGTTCTTTTACATTTATTACTAAAACTCCTCCAGCGGCAATTTTAATAAAAAAAATTTTAGGAATTAAATCTGGATCTAGCAAACCGAAATTAGAAAAAATAGGTAAAATAACTCATAAACAAATTCGTCAAATAGCGAAATTAAAATCTGTAGATATGACAGGAACAAATATTGAAGCAATGATGCATTCTATAGAAGGAACTGCGCTTTCAATGGGGTTAATAATAGAGGATTAA
- the tusC gene encoding sulfurtransferase complex subunit TusC has protein sequence MNKVAFIFSKSPYGNSSGQEGLDAIISISSFSEDIALFFTGDGIFQIISNQKPKKILFPNHSISFNMLSICNINNYFICYDSLNILGLNDCNKKNFWTVPIKIINSLCWKKKLKKYNVILHF, from the coding sequence ATGAATAAAGTAGCTTTTATTTTTTCTAAATCTCCATATGGAAATAGTTCTGGTCAAGAAGGATTAGATGCTATAATTTCTATATCCTCATTTAGTGAGGATATAGCATTATTTTTTACAGGAGATGGTATTTTTCAGATAATATCTAATCAAAAACCAAAAAAAATATTATTTCCTAATCACAGTATTAGTTTTAATATGTTAAGTATTTGTAATATAAATAATTATTTTATTTGTTACGATTCTTTAAATATTTTAGGTTTAAATGATTGTAACAAAAAAAATTTTTGGACAGTACCTATTAAAATTATTAATTCTTTATGTTGGAAAAAAAAACTAAAAAAATATAATGTAATATTACATTTTTAA
- the tuf gene encoding elongation factor Tu, with protein MSKEKFKRSKPHINVGTIGHVDHGKTTLTAAITTVLSKKYGGAAKAFDQIDNAPEEKERGITINTSHVEYDTKYRHYAHVDCPGHADYVKNMITGAAQMDGAILVVAATDGPMPQTREHILLARQVGVPYIVVFLNKCDLVDDEELLELVEMEVRDLLTQYDFPGEKTPIIHGSALKALEGDKIWEKKIIELANCLDNYIPEPKRAVDQPFLLPIEDVFSISGRGTVVTGRVERGIIKVGEEVEIIGIRDTIKSTCTGVEMFRKLLDEGRAGENVGILLRGIKREEIERGQVLAKPGSIKPHTQFESEVYILSKDEGGRHTAFFKGYRPQFYFRTTDVTGTIELAKEIEMVMPGDNIKMTVTLINPIAMTDGLRFAIREGGRTVGAGIVTKILQ; from the coding sequence GTGTCTAAAGAAAAATTTAAACGTTCTAAACCACATATTAATGTAGGTACTATAGGACATGTTGATCATGGTAAAACAACTTTAACAGCAGCTATTACAACTGTTTTATCTAAAAAATATGGTGGAGCAGCTAAAGCTTTTGATCAAATAGATAATGCTCCCGAAGAGAAAGAAAGAGGTATTACTATTAATACTTCTCATGTAGAATATGATACAAAGTATCGTCATTATGCACATGTAGATTGCCCTGGACATGCTGATTATGTAAAAAATATGATTACTGGTGCAGCTCAAATGGATGGAGCTATATTAGTAGTTGCAGCAACAGATGGACCAATGCCTCAAACAAGAGAACATATTTTATTAGCAAGACAAGTTGGTGTTCCTTATATTGTTGTTTTTCTTAATAAATGTGATTTAGTTGATGATGAAGAATTATTAGAATTAGTAGAAATGGAAGTACGTGATTTACTTACTCAATATGATTTTCCAGGTGAAAAAACTCCAATTATTCATGGATCTGCTCTTAAAGCATTAGAAGGAGATAAAATTTGGGAGAAAAAAATCATTGAATTAGCAAATTGTTTAGATAATTATATACCTGAACCAAAAAGAGCTGTTGATCAACCATTTTTATTACCAATTGAAGATGTTTTTTCTATTTCTGGTAGAGGAACAGTTGTAACAGGAAGAGTAGAAAGAGGTATAATTAAAGTAGGAGAAGAAGTAGAAATTATTGGTATAAGAGATACTATAAAATCTACTTGTACAGGTGTTGAAATGTTTCGTAAATTATTAGATGAGGGTCGTGCAGGAGAAAATGTAGGTATTTTATTACGAGGAATCAAAAGAGAAGAAATTGAAAGAGGACAAGTTTTAGCTAAACCAGGATCTATAAAACCTCATACACAATTTGAATCTGAAGTATATATCTTATCTAAAGATGAAGGTGGTAGACATACTGCATTTTTTAAAGGTTATCGTCCTCAATTTTATTTTAGAACTACTGATGTTACTGGTACAATAGAATTAGCAAAAGAAATTGAAATGGTAATGCCTGGTGATAATATAAAAATGACTGTAACATTGATAAATCCTATTGCTATGACAGATGGTTTAAGATTTGCTATTCGTGAAGGTGGTAGAACTGTTGGAGCTGGAATTGTAACTAAAATATTACAATAA
- the rpsG gene encoding 30S ribosomal protein S7 has translation MSRRRIISQRKILPDPKFESNLLAKFINILMVNGKKSIAESIVYSSLKTITTNSGKNELDNFLNALENVKPMVEVKSRRVGGSTYQVPVEVRPSRRNTLAMRWLINAARKRNDRSMSLRLAHEISDAIENKGNAVKKKEEVHRMAEANKAFAHYRW, from the coding sequence ATGTCTCGTAGACGCATAATTAGTCAACGTAAAATATTACCAGATCCTAAATTTGAATCAAATTTACTCGCTAAATTTATTAATATTTTAATGGTTAATGGTAAAAAATCTATAGCAGAATCAATTGTTTATTCATCTTTAAAAACAATAACTACAAATTCTGGTAAAAATGAATTAGATAATTTTTTAAATGCATTAGAAAATGTCAAACCTATGGTTGAAGTAAAATCTCGTAGAGTCGGTGGATCTACTTATCAAGTTCCAGTAGAAGTTAGACCTTCTAGAAGAAATACATTAGCAATGCGTTGGTTAATAAATGCAGCAAGAAAAAGAAATGATAGATCAATGTCATTAAGATTAGCTCATGAAATTTCTGACGCTATTGAAAATAAAGGTAATGCAGTTAAAAAAAAAGAAGAAGTACATCGTATGGCTGAAGCAAATAAAGCATTCGCTCATTATCGTTGGTAA
- the asd gene encoding aspartate-semialdehyde dehydrogenase, whose product MKNVGFIGWRGIVGSVLLERMIKKKDFNFINAIFFTTSQYGKTIPFNIKNKCKILQDAYNIEILSSLDIILSCQGSAYTNKIYSKLRLIGWNGYWIDASSYLRTSKSSVIVLDPVNLNIIKKKIDMGIKTFVGGNCTVSLMLMALGGLFVNNLIEWLFVSTYQAASGAGSNFMKELLLQMKFISNISNIEESFKNILNIEKKISKNMTKDNFPKQYFSVPLAGSLIPWIDKKMHNGQTKEEWKGQFETNKILNTEKIIPIDGICVRIGALRSHSQSFTIKLKQNLSLDNVKDIIQTHNKWVKVISNDINSTVNNLTPIAVSGRLDVPIGRIKKLNIDKNCFSAFSVGDQLLWGAAEPLRRILKLLVNY is encoded by the coding sequence ATGAAAAATGTAGGATTTATAGGATGGAGAGGTATTGTTGGATCTGTTTTATTAGAAAGAATGATAAAAAAAAAAGATTTCAACTTTATTAATGCAATATTTTTTACTACTTCACAATACGGTAAAACAATTCCTTTTAATATAAAAAATAAATGTAAAATTTTACAGGATGCTTATAATATTGAAATATTATCATCTTTAGATATAATTTTATCATGTCAAGGTAGTGCATATACAAATAAAATATATTCTAAATTACGTTTGATAGGTTGGAATGGTTATTGGATAGATGCTTCATCATATTTAAGAACTTCTAAAAGTTCTGTAATTGTATTAGATCCTGTAAATTTAAATATTATAAAAAAAAAAATAGATATGGGTATTAAAACTTTTGTAGGAGGTAATTGTACTGTTAGTTTAATGTTAATGGCACTAGGAGGATTATTTGTAAATAATTTAATTGAATGGTTATTTGTTTCAACATATCAAGCTGCATCAGGTGCAGGTTCAAATTTTATGAAAGAACTTTTATTACAGATGAAATTTATATCTAACATATCAAATATTGAAGAAAGTTTCAAAAATATATTAAACATTGAAAAAAAAATTTCTAAAAACATGACAAAAGATAATTTTCCTAAACAATATTTTTCTGTGCCATTAGCTGGAAGTTTAATTCCATGGATAGATAAAAAAATGCATAATGGACAAACAAAAGAAGAATGGAAAGGTCAATTTGAAACTAATAAAATTTTAAATACAGAAAAAATTATTCCTATAGATGGTATTTGCGTTCGTATTGGAGCTTTAAGATCTCATAGTCAATCTTTTACTATAAAACTTAAACAAAACTTATCTTTAGATAATGTTAAAGATATTATACAAACTCATAATAAATGGGTTAAAGTTATATCTAATGATATTAATAGTACTGTAAATAATTTAACTCCTATTGCAGTAAGTGGTAGACTAGATGTACCTATTGGAAGAATTAAAAAACTCAATATAGACAAAAATTGTTTTTCAGCATTTTCTGTAGGTGATCAATTACTTTGGGGTGCAGCTGAACCTTTAAGAAGAATATTAAAATTATTAGTTAATTATTAA